A single window of Salvia splendens isolate huo1 chromosome 6, SspV2, whole genome shotgun sequence DNA harbors:
- the LOC121809605 gene encoding V-type proton ATPase 16 kDa proteolipid subunit encodes MSSTFSGDETAPFFGFLGAAAALVFSCMGAAYGTAKSGVGVASMGVMRPELVMKSIVPVVMAGVLGIYGLIIAVIISTGINPKAKSYYLFDGYAHLSSGLACGLAGLAAGMAIGIVGDAGVRANAQQPKLFVGMILILIFAEALALYGLIVGIILSSRAGQSRAD; translated from the exons ATGTCGTCTACCTTCAGCGGCGATGAAACGGCACCGTTCTTTGGCTTCCTCGGCGCCGCCGCCGCTCTAGTTTTCTCCT GTATGGGAGCGGCCTACGGAACCGCCAAGAGCGGCGTCGGAGTGGCGTCGATGGGCGTGATGAGGCCGGAGCTGGTCATGAAGTCTATTGTTCCGGTCGTCATGGCTGGTGTTTTGGGGATTTACGGTTTGATTATTGCTGTCATCATTAGCACCGGTATTAACCCTAAGGCCAAGTCTTACTACCTGTTTGATGGCTACGCTCACCTCTCTTCTGGACTTGCTTGCGGTCTCGCCGGCCTTGCCGCCGGTATGGCCATCGGAATCGTTGGTGATGCTGGTGTTAG AGCCAATGCACAGCAACCCAAGCTCTTCGTCGGCATGATTCTTATCCTCATTTTCGCTGAAGCCTTGGCTCTCTATGGTCTCATTGTTggcatcattctctcatctcgtGCTGGTCAGTCTAGAGCGGATTAG